The Peribacillus sp. FSL E2-0218 genome contains a region encoding:
- a CDS encoding CDP-glycerol glycerophosphotransferase family protein produces MNKKVWKRKADFLIQPVTNFFLRENHKRVIRYANYYEQLPVKKNTILYESRDGNSITDSPYAMFAFMIANQDFKDYRHIWSIQDFDALSDVIAKYKDMPNVTFVRRNSKEYLKCLATSEYLINNSTFQSFFIPKKDQVYINTWHGTPLKSMGFDIPGNPSASQNVVRNFLSADYLLSPNPHTTNMYTKSYKLNGLYKGEIIEEGYPRIDLTLNTDPEEYKEYVRTLGLALHDGKETILYAPTWKGTNLAKVDNDILQIIADMHHLGTQVGEQYNILIKVHPFLYKEAAKRADIKDRLVPDHVDTNELLAAVDLLITDYSSIFFDYLVTNKPILFYTWDMDVYSEQRGQYLKNDELPGPMLFNAKELAQAIKDIEQVKKSYADKYLKMQQQFTNHEDGHVTERIVRHIFNHSTKHLNTIAGLDSSKEKILIYPGGMRDNGITSSFINLMNNIDYDKYDVTCFTATPHSQEALKNLNKVNKNVRFLFKPGLPVYKLGEVYKDKFIHNRGERGALGKKLYPEAAYIREHARLFGKTQFDYVIDFSGYSHYWAKLLLAADSKKKVCYMHNDLLSDSERVINGRRPHRINLRGLFSVYHRFDKLVSVSEGTMELNRKNLLQYADYDTFDYVMNSINPEKILQITPEETESVINDEGSSITTENFKARAILRGIRTHHAWNTLPGSAKAFQFPLEERLEDAEIMISRKANGNEATFYKFSFNNQIIGWINEEAVEFLPDSIIYEKELDKIAKLVRPGGNFIWSLPYKVEGTYKVSGSHDFKGILVNIDKEVKTQHSIYSRISINQTEIGWVDNSALSILEQCTITGNTSERDKLQIMLKRKYMQGKNYKKHKKFLDKIDDRTLKEVNTSAYKYGKITKPEDHTIWTKAYPNYKTKRVAKAIEFEGQTVKITKYNRTRKGGYYLFEMDHKKIGWLNTSAFEMIDEPVVLKEREVHGTAEIKLGNYHIFDKPYGLLDAMVVPAGPTLNGCLVEFDKEAVTQLGTYKHLVKDGKSLGWLDKQALIVQEVHGLEVNDHFVPYPDEKDYNFVNMGRLSPEKGQDNLIRAFASFHEKHKNSKLYILGQGPLRGDLQFIIDELGLNHSIHLLGQLENPFSFMEKCDCFVLSSHYEGQPMVLLEAMTLGMKILATDIVANRTVLENGKYGVLVENSISGLEKGLSMMANDADSGMEKFDYHQYNELAMETFKKCL; encoded by the coding sequence GTGAATAAGAAGGTATGGAAAAGAAAAGCTGACTTCCTTATACAACCTGTTACGAATTTCTTCTTAAGGGAAAATCATAAGCGTGTCATCAGATATGCGAATTATTATGAACAATTGCCTGTGAAAAAGAACACCATTTTATACGAGAGTCGCGATGGAAATAGTATAACCGACAGTCCGTATGCGATGTTTGCCTTTATGATAGCGAACCAAGACTTCAAGGATTATAGGCATATATGGTCGATTCAGGATTTTGACGCCCTCTCTGATGTGATTGCGAAATATAAGGATATGCCTAACGTTACATTTGTCCGGCGGAATTCAAAGGAATATTTAAAATGCCTGGCGACAAGTGAGTATTTAATCAATAATTCGACATTCCAATCTTTTTTCATTCCGAAAAAAGATCAAGTTTATATTAACACCTGGCACGGCACCCCTCTTAAGAGTATGGGCTTCGATATACCGGGTAACCCCTCCGCTTCTCAAAACGTTGTCAGGAATTTCTTAAGTGCGGATTACCTTTTAAGCCCCAATCCCCATACGACGAACATGTATACGAAAAGCTATAAGCTGAACGGCTTGTACAAAGGGGAAATCATCGAAGAAGGGTATCCGCGGATAGATTTGACCCTGAATACGGATCCGGAAGAGTATAAGGAATATGTAAGGACACTTGGTCTGGCCCTCCATGATGGCAAGGAGACTATTTTATATGCACCTACATGGAAGGGAACGAACCTTGCCAAAGTGGATAACGATATCCTCCAGATCATTGCCGATATGCATCATCTAGGAACTCAAGTCGGCGAACAATATAATATTTTGATCAAGGTGCACCCTTTTCTTTATAAAGAAGCCGCCAAGCGTGCGGATATCAAGGACAGATTAGTTCCAGATCATGTTGATACGAATGAACTGCTCGCTGCAGTCGACCTGCTTATCACGGATTACTCCAGCATTTTCTTCGATTACCTTGTAACCAACAAGCCGATTCTTTTCTACACCTGGGATATGGACGTATATTCAGAGCAAAGGGGACAGTATCTGAAAAATGACGAACTTCCTGGACCGATGCTTTTCAACGCAAAGGAATTGGCGCAGGCCATCAAGGATATTGAACAGGTGAAAAAGAGCTATGCGGATAAATATCTTAAAATGCAGCAGCAATTCACGAATCATGAGGATGGCCACGTAACGGAGAGAATTGTCCGTCATATATTCAATCACTCTACGAAACACCTAAACACCATTGCCGGTCTAGATTCCTCAAAGGAAAAAATCCTGATCTATCCAGGTGGTATGAGAGATAACGGGATCACATCCTCCTTCATCAATTTAATGAACAATATTGATTATGATAAATATGATGTCACCTGCTTTACCGCGACTCCCCACTCCCAGGAAGCTTTGAAAAACTTGAATAAAGTAAATAAGAATGTGCGTTTTCTCTTTAAACCTGGCTTGCCTGTATATAAATTGGGGGAAGTGTACAAGGATAAATTCATTCATAACAGGGGGGAAAGAGGGGCACTGGGGAAAAAGCTATATCCAGAAGCTGCATATATCAGGGAACATGCCCGTCTATTCGGGAAAACCCAGTTTGATTATGTCATTGATTTTAGTGGATATAGCCATTATTGGGCAAAGCTCCTTCTTGCGGCAGATTCAAAAAAGAAAGTTTGTTATATGCATAATGACTTGCTCTCCGATAGTGAGCGGGTAATCAATGGGCGGAGGCCACACCGGATTAACCTCAGAGGGCTATTTTCCGTCTATCACCGGTTCGATAAGCTCGTCAGCGTATCGGAAGGGACCATGGAATTGAACCGAAAGAACCTACTGCAGTATGCAGACTATGATACATTCGATTATGTCATGAATTCCATCAATCCTGAGAAAATCCTTCAAATCACTCCCGAAGAAACGGAGTCTGTCATAAATGACGAAGGTTCTTCGATTACGACAGAGAATTTCAAGGCAAGAGCGATATTGAGGGGTATCCGGACTCATCATGCCTGGAATACCCTCCCCGGAAGTGCGAAGGCGTTTCAATTTCCTTTGGAAGAGCGACTTGAAGATGCCGAAATCATGATTTCGAGAAAGGCCAACGGTAATGAAGCTACCTTTTATAAATTCAGCTTCAATAATCAAATCATTGGCTGGATCAACGAAGAGGCTGTAGAGTTTTTGCCTGACAGCATCATTTACGAAAAGGAACTCGATAAAATCGCGAAGCTTGTAAGGCCAGGAGGAAACTTCATCTGGTCGCTGCCATACAAGGTTGAAGGGACCTACAAAGTCTCGGGCAGCCATGATTTTAAAGGGATACTCGTAAATATCGATAAGGAAGTAAAAACCCAACATTCGATTTATAGCAGAATATCAATAAACCAGACGGAAATCGGCTGGGTGGATAATTCAGCCTTATCGATACTGGAACAGTGCACGATCACTGGAAACACGAGTGAAAGGGATAAACTGCAAATCATGTTGAAACGAAAGTATATGCAGGGGAAAAACTATAAAAAACATAAAAAATTCCTTGATAAGATTGATGATCGGACGCTCAAGGAAGTAAATACGAGTGCATACAAGTATGGAAAAATAACGAAACCGGAGGACCACACCATCTGGACGAAGGCTTATCCGAATTACAAGACCAAAAGGGTAGCCAAGGCAATCGAATTCGAGGGGCAAACCGTGAAAATCACCAAATATAACCGAACAAGAAAAGGGGGCTATTACCTTTTCGAGATGGATCATAAGAAAATTGGCTGGTTAAATACCAGTGCCTTTGAAATGATAGACGAGCCCGTCGTATTAAAGGAACGGGAAGTGCATGGTACGGCGGAAATCAAGCTAGGAAATTATCATATCTTTGATAAACCGTATGGATTATTGGACGCCATGGTCGTTCCAGCAGGGCCGACCTTAAATGGGTGCCTCGTTGAATTCGATAAAGAAGCGGTAACCCAGCTTGGGACGTATAAACACTTGGTGAAGGACGGGAAATCGCTGGGCTGGCTGGATAAACAGGCGTTAATCGTGCAGGAAGTCCATGGATTGGAAGTGAATGATCACTTCGTCCCTTATCCTGATGAAAAGGATTATAATTTTGTCAATATGGGGAGGCTGTCTCCTGAAAAAGGACAGGATAACTTGATTCGTGCCTTCGCGAGTTTCCATGAGAAGCACAAAAACAGCAAGCTGTATATTTTAGGTCAAGGTCCTTTAAGGGGAGATTTACAGTTCATCATTGATGAACTGGGGCTGAATCATTCGATCCATCTATTAGGTCAGCTCGAAAATCCCTTTTCATTCATGGAAAAATGTGATTGCTTCGTTCTGTCATCACATTATGAAGGCCAGCCTATGGTTTTACTCGAGGCAATGACGTTAGGGATGAAGATCCTGGCTACAGATATAGTCGCGAACCGTACCGTTCTGGAAAACGGTAAATATGGAGTGCTTGTTGAAAATAGCATAAGTGGACTTGAAAAAGGGTTATCGATGATGGCTAATGATGCGGATTCCGGAATGGAAAAATTTGATTATCACCAATATAATGAATTAGCCATGGAAACCTTCAAGAAATGCCTATAA
- the galU gene encoding UTP--glucose-1-phosphate uridylyltransferase GalU — protein sequence MKKVKKAIIPAAGLGTRFLPATKAMPKEMLPIVDKPTIQYIIEEAVKSGIEDIIIVTGKNKRAIEDHFDNAYELENNLREKGKFDLLEKVQYPSNLANIHYIRQKEPKGLGHAVWCARNFIGDEPFAVLLGDDIVQSEVPSLRQLINEYDATGSSIIGVQPVDEKETHRYGVIDPVTQEGRRYEVNRFVEKPKQGTAPSNLAIMGRYILTPEIFDFLETQETGAGGEIQLTDAIQKLNEIQKVFAYDFEGKRYDVGVVDGFVKTTIEFALQRPELRDDIIKEMENILKMHKAATK from the coding sequence ATGAAAAAAGTTAAAAAGGCGATAATACCTGCAGCGGGATTGGGAACTAGATTCTTGCCAGCTACGAAGGCGATGCCTAAAGAAATGCTTCCGATAGTGGACAAGCCAACTATTCAATATATCATAGAAGAAGCCGTGAAATCGGGAATCGAAGATATTATCATTGTTACAGGGAAGAACAAACGGGCGATTGAAGACCACTTCGATAATGCCTACGAACTAGAGAACAACCTGCGCGAAAAAGGAAAATTCGATTTATTGGAGAAAGTGCAATATCCCTCCAATCTAGCCAATATCCATTACATTAGGCAAAAAGAACCTAAAGGGCTTGGGCATGCTGTATGGTGCGCACGTAACTTTATTGGCGATGAACCATTCGCCGTCCTTTTAGGTGATGACATCGTACAAAGTGAAGTGCCTTCATTGCGTCAATTAATCAATGAATATGATGCAACGGGCTCGTCCATCATTGGCGTTCAGCCCGTGGATGAGAAAGAAACGCATAGGTATGGCGTCATTGACCCGGTTACCCAGGAAGGCAGAAGGTACGAAGTGAATCGTTTCGTTGAAAAACCGAAACAAGGAACGGCGCCTTCCAATTTAGCGATCATGGGAAGATATATTTTAACCCCGGAAATATTCGATTTCTTGGAAACGCAAGAAACAGGAGCTGGCGGCGAAATCCAGTTGACGGATGCGATCCAAAAATTGAATGAAATCCAAAAAGTATTCGCCTACGATTTCGAGGGTAAACGCTATGATGTCGGAGTGGTGGATGGCTTTGTGAAAACGACCATCGAATTTGCGCTGCAACGCCCTGAATTGAGAGATGACATCATCAAGGAAATGGAAAATATACTAAAAATGCATAAGGCAGCAACCAAATAA
- a CDS encoding phospho-sugar mutase produces MDWKRSYNSWVNFEGLDEEMKSLLTMIKDDEKKVEDAFYKNLEFGTGGMRGEIGAGTNRMNLYTVRKATLGLAHYLLEIGDEAKDRGVAIAYDSRFKSPEFAMEAAKTLATAGIKAYLFDELRPTPELSFAVRELNAYAGIVITASHNPPEYNGYKVYGPDGAQLPPATADKVIGFVNAIEDELTISVKDEETLKAQGLIEMIGEEIDAAYNENLLTVPENKDISEQVDVTVVFTPLHGTANKSVRRALQDLGYDKVHVVKEQELPDPNFSTVKSPNPEEHAAFEMAIDLGNKVSADLLIATDPDADRLGIAVKNKAGEYVVLTGNQTGALILDYLLREKQAKGTLPENGVVLKTIVTSEIGRTIAKEYGLETVDVLTGFKFIAEKINDYRENGQHTFLFGYEESYGYLIKDFARDKDAIQAAILAVEVCAYYKKQGMDVYEGLIQIFEKYGYYLEGLQSLTLKGIEGAGQIQGILDQFRQDPPKHIAGKAVVVQEDYQSGLKLTMDADTEEVIDLPKSNVIKYFLEDGTWVCLRPSGTEPKIKFYFGIQGEKMEEAELKLKQVMNAFMAKINGIINGA; encoded by the coding sequence ATGGATTGGAAACGTTCCTACAACTCATGGGTGAATTTCGAAGGCCTTGATGAGGAAATGAAGTCATTACTTACAATGATTAAAGATGATGAGAAGAAAGTTGAAGATGCGTTTTATAAGAACTTGGAATTCGGCACAGGCGGCATGCGCGGGGAAATCGGTGCAGGCACGAATCGGATGAATTTATATACGGTTCGCAAAGCGACATTGGGATTGGCGCATTATCTCCTGGAAATCGGAGATGAAGCAAAAGACAGGGGCGTGGCAATCGCGTATGATTCACGCTTTAAATCGCCTGAATTTGCCATGGAGGCAGCGAAGACCTTGGCTACTGCAGGGATAAAGGCGTATCTATTTGATGAGCTAAGACCGACTCCAGAGCTATCCTTTGCCGTTCGTGAGCTGAATGCTTATGCTGGGATCGTGATCACGGCTAGCCATAATCCACCCGAATACAATGGCTATAAGGTATATGGGCCAGATGGCGCGCAACTTCCGCCGGCCACGGCTGATAAAGTCATTGGATTCGTCAATGCGATCGAAGATGAATTGACGATATCGGTGAAGGATGAAGAGACCTTAAAAGCGCAGGGGCTGATCGAGATGATCGGTGAAGAAATCGATGCCGCTTATAATGAAAATTTACTTACTGTCCCGGAAAACAAGGACATAAGTGAGCAAGTCGATGTGACGGTCGTATTCACGCCGCTTCATGGGACGGCAAATAAATCGGTGAGGCGGGCTTTGCAGGATCTGGGATACGACAAGGTACATGTCGTAAAAGAGCAGGAATTGCCTGATCCCAATTTCTCGACAGTCAAATCTCCGAATCCTGAAGAGCATGCCGCATTTGAAATGGCGATCGATTTGGGCAATAAGGTATCTGCCGACCTGTTGATCGCTACCGATCCCGATGCAGATCGACTCGGAATCGCAGTTAAAAATAAAGCTGGCGAATATGTGGTGCTTACAGGCAATCAAACGGGTGCGCTCATATTGGATTACCTCTTAAGGGAAAAGCAAGCAAAAGGGACGTTACCCGAAAATGGCGTGGTCTTAAAAACGATCGTGACTTCGGAAATCGGCCGTACGATCGCAAAGGAATATGGGTTGGAGACCGTAGATGTATTGACCGGTTTTAAATTCATCGCCGAAAAAATCAACGATTATCGGGAAAACGGCCAGCATACCTTCCTATTCGGTTATGAAGAAAGCTATGGCTATTTAATCAAGGATTTTGCTAGGGATAAAGATGCGATCCAGGCAGCCATCCTTGCGGTTGAGGTTTGTGCTTACTATAAAAAGCAGGGCATGGATGTATATGAAGGGCTGATCCAAATCTTTGAAAAGTACGGATATTACTTGGAGGGGCTTCAATCGTTGACCTTAAAGGGAATCGAAGGCGCCGGGCAAATCCAGGGGATTCTCGATCAATTCCGTCAAGATCCTCCCAAGCACATTGCCGGAAAAGCGGTAGTGGTCCAGGAGGATTATCAAAGCGGCTTGAAGCTGACGATGGACGCTGATACCGAGGAAGTGATTGATTTACCCAAATCAAATGTAATCAAGTATTTCCTTGAGGATGGTACATGGGTTTGCCTACGTCCTTCCGGGACGGAACCGAAAATCAAATTCTACTTCGGCATCCAAGGAGAAAAAATGGAAGAAGCCGAGTTGAAACTGAAGCAGGTAATGAATGCCTTCATGGCGAAAATTAACGGAATCATTAACGGAGCGTAA
- a CDS encoding NAD(P)-dependent oxidoreductase has protein sequence MKIAIIGASGKAGSMILNEAKTRGHEVTAVVRDEAKVQDQTVSILVKDILDIQADDLKQFDVVVNAFGAAPGKEHLHVEAGNILIDALKGAPKTKLIVVGGAGSLFVDEEKTTRVLDTPEFPKEYFATAYNQSKNLERLQQASGIQWTFISPSAFFDPQGTRTGQYELGKDNLLVNSKGESYVSYADFAIAVLDEMETPQHTNQRFTVVGEAK, from the coding sequence TTGAAAATAGCGATCATAGGTGCAAGCGGAAAAGCAGGAAGCATGATTTTAAATGAGGCGAAGACTAGAGGACATGAAGTTACGGCGGTGGTCAGGGATGAAGCCAAAGTTCAGGATCAAACGGTATCCATTTTGGTCAAAGACATACTCGACATCCAAGCGGACGATTTGAAGCAGTTCGATGTGGTTGTGAATGCTTTTGGTGCAGCTCCAGGGAAAGAACATTTGCATGTGGAGGCAGGGAACATCCTGATCGATGCCCTCAAAGGCGCGCCTAAAACTAAATTGATCGTTGTCGGCGGTGCTGGAAGCCTTTTCGTCGACGAGGAGAAAACGACACGTGTTCTGGATACGCCTGAATTTCCTAAAGAGTACTTTGCCACGGCGTATAATCAATCCAAGAACCTGGAAAGATTGCAGCAGGCAAGCGGCATCCAGTGGACATTCATCAGTCCTTCCGCCTTCTTCGATCCGCAAGGGACGAGAACAGGTCAGTATGAACTTGGCAAAGACAACCTGCTCGTAAACTCAAAAGGCGAGAGTTATGTAAGTTATGCCGACTTCGCCATTGCGGTACTTGACGAAATGGAAACTCCGCAGCACACCAATCAACGCTTCACCGTTGTCGGCGAAGCGAAATAA
- a CDS encoding disulfide oxidoreductase, whose protein sequence is MNKSLLFAWIVSIMATAGSLYFSEILHYVPCTFCWYQRILMYPLVLLLGRAFYEQDLKIHRYILPLSILGMLVSGYHYCLQKIPALQQFEMCQSGVPCSVDYINWLGFITIPFLAFIAFTLITICMGVLMNTNRKNETAA, encoded by the coding sequence ATGAACAAATCGCTATTATTTGCTTGGATAGTATCCATCATGGCCACTGCGGGAAGTCTCTACTTTAGTGAAATCCTGCATTATGTACCTTGTACCTTTTGCTGGTACCAACGAATCTTGATGTACCCACTCGTCCTATTATTAGGCCGGGCCTTTTATGAACAAGACCTGAAAATCCACCGATACATCCTCCCCCTGTCCATCTTGGGGATGCTGGTATCGGGGTATCACTATTGCCTGCAAAAGATCCCCGCCCTGCAGCAATTCGAAATGTGCCAAAGCGGTGTCCCATGCTCAGTCGACTATATAAATTGGCTAGGGTTCATCACGATTCCATTTTTGGCCTTTATCGCATTCACGCTCATCACCATATGTATGGGAGTGCTAATGAACACAAATCGGAAAAACGAAACAGCAGCATGA
- a CDS encoding DsbA family protein, with protein MSNKKNKKQKQSSAFTFWIIGLVAVIIIGFIFLANGKEEDTAAYEIDYKSQPYLGDKSAPVQIVEFGDYKCPVCKTFEEKFFPSIKSELVDTGKAQFYFMNYSFINVDSTRSAKFAESVYQELGNETFWKFHELLFSKQPDDHKYEKEDIFTDEFLEDTLKEIANEADVKKVVTSFKAGKSEDHWNKDMKTAEELAVTGTPSLFVNGKKFEGNTIDDLKKMVDEAAKEK; from the coding sequence ATGTCTAATAAAAAAAATAAGAAACAAAAACAATCATCTGCATTCACGTTTTGGATCATTGGGTTGGTGGCTGTAATCATTATCGGGTTCATATTCTTGGCTAACGGGAAAGAAGAGGATACGGCCGCTTATGAAATCGATTATAAATCACAGCCTTATTTAGGAGATAAATCAGCCCCTGTGCAAATTGTTGAATTTGGTGATTATAAATGTCCAGTGTGTAAAACATTCGAGGAGAAATTCTTTCCATCGATCAAAAGTGAGTTGGTCGATACAGGAAAAGCGCAATTTTATTTCATGAATTATTCGTTCATTAATGTCGATTCCACTAGATCCGCTAAATTTGCGGAGAGCGTTTATCAGGAATTAGGAAATGAAACCTTCTGGAAGTTCCATGAGCTATTATTCAGTAAGCAGCCCGATGATCATAAATATGAAAAAGAAGACATATTCACCGATGAATTCTTAGAAGATACATTGAAGGAAATCGCAAATGAAGCTGATGTGAAAAAAGTGGTCACCTCCTTTAAAGCAGGCAAATCCGAAGATCACTGGAACAAAGATATGAAGACTGCCGAAGAATTAGCCGTAACCGGCACACCTTCCCTATTCGTCAATGGCAAGAAGTTTGAGGGGAACACGATAGATGATCTAAAGAAAATGGTTGATGAAGCTGCGAAGGAGAAATAG
- a CDS encoding Rrf2 family transcriptional regulator, translating into MSISTRFSVGIHILSLLEINKECVNTSDYIAKSVNTNPALIRKITGMLKTAGLVNVRPGIAGATLAKELSEITLLNVYHAVNVMQDKELFGIHEKPNPACPVGRNIQDAIEPLFSVAELALEKALGAVTIEDVVKEIIEKDKQSNSK; encoded by the coding sequence ATGTCCATCAGTACCCGCTTTTCCGTAGGAATCCATATATTATCTCTTTTAGAAATAAACAAGGAATGCGTTAACACATCTGATTATATTGCAAAGAGTGTCAACACGAACCCCGCCTTAATCAGGAAAATTACCGGCATGCTCAAGACTGCAGGCTTGGTGAATGTCAGGCCTGGCATCGCGGGAGCTACATTGGCAAAGGAGCTGTCCGAGATTACTTTGCTCAATGTTTATCATGCCGTTAATGTGATGCAGGATAAAGAACTATTTGGCATTCATGAAAAACCTAACCCGGCATGCCCTGTTGGAAGAAATATACAGGACGCGATAGAGCCGCTCTTTTCAGTCGCTGAACTTGCCTTGGAAAAAGCATTGGGCGCGGTCACGATCGAGGATGTCGTCAAGGAGATCATCGAAAAGGATAAGCAAAGCAATTCCAAATGA